The genomic region TCATCTATGGCATGCGCACCCCGGACTGGCTGGGTATTCCCTATACCAGGCTAGGTTTTGATATCCCCTGGGTACGCTTCCCGCCTTTCCGGAAGCCGAAGAGTGGCGATGTGGTGATCTTCAAGTATCCGTACAACCCTTCGGATAAATACGTCAAGCGGTTGGTTGCCGGTCCCGGTCAGACCGTCGAGATCCACCAGCGGGAAATCCTGGTTGACGGTGAGTTCTTTTACCATCCCAAACATATGCAGTTTCTGGAACGTGAACCGCAACCGGAGGACTGGATCGATCCCAATATTTTTCCTCGAGGTAATGGGAATAAGGATAACTATGAACCGGTCCGGGTGCCATCGAAGGGGGATACCTTGTCAGTGGTTCATGACCGGGTTGCGCTCTGGCACGTTGCTAAAAGGGACGGGCACGATGTGCGACTGGAAGGGGACCAGATAATTATAGATGACGAGCCGGTCACCTACTATGTTGTCGAACAGGACTATTACTTCATGATGGGGGACAATAGAGATCAAAGTTTTGATTCCCGTTTCTGGGGTTTTGTTCCCCATAAGAATATTCTCGGCAAGGCCCTTTTTGTCTACTTTTCACTGGATCTCAAACGTTTTCCTTTCCTGACTTGGTACCGTTTGCAGCGCATTGGAACGGTTATTCTGTAATCCTACGGCTACAAATGGGTACATATTTACTGGCAAACTAGTTCACCAGGAGTTGCCCGGATTATCGTTTCGCAGCACTGAGGTGGACTGATAAGTAGGCACCAATCCACTCTGTTTACGAGAAAGCGACAGTTTATTACCCTGAAATGAATTAGAGGTTGCTATTCTTCTCTATGTTTCAAGAAATTTACACCTGTTTATAAATAGCCTAACTGTTCAGTGCAGGGATAAACCGTATGAATGGAGAGACTTCCACGCGCCCGGATAGAGCGGTTTACCTTCAAGAGAAGGTAAACACTCTTGTGGAGCAGGTTGATGAGGGGTATGGGGAAGCGTTGCTGGAGCAGCTGATTCATCGGATGGAAATCACGGTGCGGGAATTTGTGGCTGAGATCGACCTTTTAATAGAGCGTCTAAGGCATAGCGCTGCGACGCAGGAAGAGCTATTGGGCAAGATCAAGCAGCGGGAGCTGGTCACCGGGCCAGCTGCCTACACGCCTCAAGTGAGTCCTGAAGAGGAGGTGCCGGAATGGGAGCGGCGGTTGGCAGACCTGGAGGGGTCGGCTGAATAACCATGTGTCATAACCGGAGTTAGAATGCAGAAGATAATCAATTTATTGGTGATCATATTATTGGGTTTCTCACTGTATTATGGGATCATTGTCGATAATAATCGTTCCCAGAGGATGGAAGTCCTCAGTCAAAACGATGAAGAGCTTATGGGCCATAAGAAGGTGATTGATGAGGCCTATCGCCAGCTGGATCTCAGATTCGTGGGGCGGGGAAAGCATATTCAAAGGATGCAGGTTGACATAGCTACTCTGCGTGATCGCCTCCGGACAGTGAGTGATAGCCTGGGCAATAAAATTGAGGAAACCAATTTCTTTCTCCAACAGGCTGAAGAGATGCTCCGGGAGGACATTCGTAACCTAAACAGCGAGCTTAGGACCCTCTCCGACGATCTTGGCACCTTCAAACGGCGCACCAACCGGTCCATTCTGGATATGCAGGAAGTCATCAGCCGTATAGAGGATGACATCAAGGCCCTTGATGAGAAGGTAAGCCCCAAGAAAGAACAAAAATAGTTACGCGAGCTCACTGAAAAATCCCCAGTTCATTCAAGTACGACTACTTGGTAAGAAGTCCCCGCGATCCTTTTCTGGTCATTTAATACTACTAGTCCCCATCGTGCTGGCCTTGTTTGGCCTGGGTTGTGTGGGACGACCAGGGGGGAGCGCTCCTTCCAACTTACCCTACTTTCAAGAGTTCCAGGTTTCAGCGCAGCTACTCGCCGACGCCGCGGCGAAGGCGGTACGCTCCTCCAGCTATGACCTGGAGCTGGACACCCGCCGCACTACTCCCAACCAGCTTATCACCCTTCATCGACCACTCCCCAAAAGAGGGCTGAAGCAGCTGGCCTATCCCGGCCGGCCCGGAATATGGGGCAAGATGCTGCATGCCGATTTGCATGTATTGGTCTCTATCAGGCTCTCCTATGCCCGCCCGGAATACAGCCGGGTGACCATTCAGCCCGTTTTCCTGGTATATATTAGCCGCTGGAGAGATCGCCGCCAGTGGATTCAATGGCGTTCCAACGGGACGTTGGAA from Candidatus Neomarinimicrobiota bacterium harbors:
- the lepB gene encoding signal peptidase I, with amino-acid sequence MGNGARKQTTAGSSRFLRELRSLGIIVLIALALRATVVEAYIVPTGSMERTILVGDFLIGNKFIYGMRTPDWLGIPYTRLGFDIPWVRFPPFRKPKSGDVVIFKYPYNPSDKYVKRLVAGPGQTVEIHQREILVDGEFFYHPKHMQFLEREPQPEDWIDPNIFPRGNGNKDNYEPVRVPSKGDTLSVVHDRVALWHVAKRDGHDVRLEGDQIIIDDEPVTYYVVEQDYYFMMGDNRDQSFDSRFWGFVPHKNILGKALFVYFSLDLKRFPFLTWYRLQRIGTVIL